The following are encoded together in the Bos javanicus breed banteng chromosome 4, ARS-OSU_banteng_1.0, whole genome shotgun sequence genome:
- the LOC133246874 gene encoding olfactory receptor 2A2-like has translation MEGNQSQITEFILVGFQLSEDLELLLFGIFSLLYMFNLLANGMILGLIWFDPRLHSPMYFFLSHLGLIDIFYASSNLPNLLANLAKHKKTISFVPCNLQMLLILSFGSVECLILLAMSYDRYVAICHPLQYTVIMNWRVCSILAIACWVCGFALALVQVILLLRLPFCGPQKVNHFFCEIRSVLKLACGDIWINEMFLFADAALILVGPLSLILVSYMHILWAILKIQSKEGRKKAFSTCSSHLCVVGFYFGLVMIVYMVPDNSQREHLKILFLFYSLFNPLLNPLVYSVRNAQVKAAFHRVLQKRTM, from the coding sequence ATGGAGGGCAACCAATCACAGATCACAGAATTCATCCTGGTGGGATTCCAGCTCAGTGAAGACTTGGAGTTGCTCCTCTTTGGTATCTTCTCCCTGTTATATATGTTCAACCTGCTGGCAAATGGCATGATCTTGGGACTCATTTGGTTTGACCCCAGGCTGCactcccccatgtacttcttcctttcccactTGGGCCTCATTGACATATTCTATGCTTCCAGCAATTTGCCCAATCTGCTGGCAAATCTAGCAAAACACAAGAAAACCATCTCCTTTGTCCCATGCAATTTGCAGATGCTTCTCATATTGAGTTTTGGTTCTGTAGAGTGTCTGATTTTGTTGGCAATGTCCTATGACAGGTATGTGGCGATCTGCCATCCCCTCCAGTACACGGTCATCATGAATTGGAGAGTGTGCTCCATCCTGGCCATTGCTTGCTGGGTGTGTGGATTTGCCCTGGCCCTGGTCCAAGTAATTCTCTTGTTAAGATTACCCTTCTGTGGTCCGCAGAAGGTGAAccactttttctgtgaaattCGCTCTGTCCTCAAATTGGCCTGTGGTGACATCTGGATCAATGAAATGTTTCTCTTTGCTGATGCTGCTCTTATCTTAGTTGGGCCCCTCTCCCTGATCTTGGTCTCCTATATGCATATTCTCTGGGCCATCCTGAAGATCCAGTCAAAGGAGGGCCGCaagaaagccttctccacctgctcctcccacctctgTGTGGTTGGGTTCTACTTTGGCTTAGTCATGATCGTTTACATGGTTCCTGACAACAGTCAACGAGAACACCTGAAGatccttttcctgttttataGTCTTTTCAACCCATTGCTGAACCCTCTTGTCTACAGTGTCAGGAATGCTCAAGTGAAGGCTGCCTTCCACAGAGTACTGCAGAAGAGGACAATGTGA